The following are encoded together in the Etheostoma spectabile isolate EspeVRDwgs_2016 unplaced genomic scaffold, UIUC_Espe_1.0 scaffold00007577, whole genome shotgun sequence genome:
- the LOC116678509 gene encoding cell wall protein DAN4, whose product MERETFSDGLTDTSSNEFKNLEARVLNTCSAIYKKEFGKKFQHCKVKKFSALPSTRATGTEATIEVVFNRSTPIADLPQNNVVAEILKKAVTNTNNTFNVSINPDSVKVLEGPVPGTTTGPTTAAPTTATSTTAVPTTATTTTAVPTTAASTTSAPTTAAPITLTPEPVYILSVDLERETFSDALTDTSSNEFKNLEARVLNTCSAIYKKEFGKKFQHCKVKKFRALPSTRAAGTEATIEVVFNRSTPIADLPQNNVVAEILKKAVTNTNSTFNVSINPDSVKVLEGPVPGTTTGPTTAAPMTATTTTSAPTTATTTTVAPTTATATTALLTTGISTAAATAIALPMTVSPTTAASTIARVSFRSVYSTFTNELLNPSSTAFKNRAAMIKGQLELVFYRAFPSSFKSLEVVSFSRGSVINTMDLSFESPFPPSNTQIKSVLINAASRVSGFDIEGSSIIVNGISSSGVSQKMSLITASCFVLLSWLLSSQQ is encoded by the exons ATGGAAAGAGAAACTTTCTCAGATGGCCTTACTGACACCAGCAGCAATGAATTCAAGAACCTTGAAGCAAGAGTCTTAAACACA tgCTCTGCGATATACAAAAAAGAATTTGGAAAAAAGTTTCAACACTGCAAAGTGAAAAAGTTCAG TGCCTTACCTTCAACACGAGCGACTGGAACTGAAGCAACTATTGAGGTTGTGTTCAATAGGAGTACTCCTATAGCAGATCTCCCACAGAATAATGTTGTTGctgaaatcttaaaaaaagctgTGACTAATACCAACAATACGTTCAATGTGAGCATAAATCCGGACTCAGTCAAAGTACTAg aagGTCCTGTTCCAGGTACAACCACCGGACCTACaactgcagcacctacaactgcaaCATCTACAACTGCTGTACCTACGACTGCAACAACTACAACTGCTgtacctacaacagctgcatcTACAACGTCAGcgcctacaacagctgcacctatCACTTTAACCCCTGAGCCTGTGTATATCCTCTCAGTAGACTTGGAAAGAGAAACTTTCTCAGATGCCCTTACTGACACCAGCAGCAATGAATTCAAGAACCTTGAAGCAAGAGTCTTAAACACA TGCTCTGCGATATACAAAAAAGAATTTGGAAAAAAGTTTCAACACTGCAAAGTGAAAAAGTTCAG GGCCTTACCTTCAACCCGAGCGGCTGGAACTGAAGCAACTATTGAGGTTGTGTTCAATAGGAGTACTCCTATTGCAGATCTCCCACAGAATAATGTTGTTGctgaaatcttaaaaaaagctgTGACTAATACCAACAGTACGTTCAATGTGAGCATAAATCCGGACTCAGTCAAAGTACTAG aagGTCCAGTTCCAGGTACAACCACCGGacctacaactgctgcacctaTGACTGCAACGACTACAACGTCAGCACCTACGACTGCAACAACTACAACTGTTGCACCTACAACTGCAACAGCTACAACTGCCTTACTAACAACTGGCATTTCTACTGCTGCTGCAACTGCAATAGCATTACCTATGACTGTGTCACCTACAACTGCAGCATCTACAATAGCTAGGGTGTCTTTCAGATCTgtttacagcacatttacaaatgaGTTGCTAAATCCATCATCTACAGCTTTTAAAAATCGGGCGGCAATGATAAAGGGACAG CTTGAGCTGGTTTTCTATAGGGCATTCCCTTCCTCCTTCAAGTCCTTGGAAGTGGTGTCATTCAG caGGGGCTCAGTCATCAACACCATGGACCTTAGCTTTGAAAGCCCATTTCCTCCTAGTAACACTCAGATTAAAAGCGTTTTGATCAACGCAGCTTCACGCGTCAGCGGCTTTGACATTGAAGGCAGCTCCATCATTGTGAATGGCATCT CATCAAGTGGAGTAAGCCAGAAGATGAGTCTCATCACCGCATCCTGTTTTGTACTGTTGTCATGGCTACTGTCAAGCCAACAATAG